In one Candidatus Thermoplasmatota archaeon genomic region, the following are encoded:
- the tnpA gene encoding IS200/IS605 family transposase gives MHLFIGAHRTESPVGIVKALKGISARVLFDEHPILQTMIRQRHLWSPSCYIGTVGHVSAEAIARYIRDQKLRRVGRPASSPNELGVSAGRIP, from the coding sequence GTGCATCTCTTCATCGGAGCGCACCGGACGGAATCTCCCGTCGGAATCGTGAAGGCTCTGAAAGGGATCAGCGCGAGGGTGTTGTTCGACGAGCATCCGATCCTGCAGACAATGATCCGGCAGCGGCATCTATGGAGCCCGAGCTGTTACATTGGGACGGTGGGGCATGTGTCTGCGGAAGCGATAGCGAGGTATATCAGGGATCAGAAGTTGCGGAGGGTCGGGCGACCTGCTTCCTCCCCCAATGAATTGGGTGTCTCCGCAGGACGGATTCCATGA
- the lsrF gene encoding 3-hydroxy-5-phosphonooxypentane-2,4-dione thiolase, which yields MDWGLKNRISRIIKPDTGRSVMLAVDHGYFLGPTSRLEVPRKTIMPLAPYADAIMLTRGVLRSSIDATILNSVVLRVSGGTSIVGEDLSNEGIITSVEDALRLNASGIALSIFVGSKHERQTLLALSELVNEGQKHGMPVLAVTAVGKELGKRDSRYLALASRIAAEIGAHIVKTYYCDDFEKVVESCPVPIVVAGGPKLSEKDALELTFKSIKAGAAGVDMGRNIWQSDNPIPMIKAVRKIVHEDATVKEAYDIYRKLSKQT from the coding sequence ATGGATTGGGGTCTGAAGAACAGGATATCTCGAATCATAAAGCCCGACACCGGGCGCTCTGTAATGCTTGCCGTCGACCACGGATACTTCCTCGGCCCGACCAGCAGACTCGAGGTCCCAAGGAAGACGATTATGCCCTTGGCGCCCTACGCGGACGCGATCATGCTCACAAGGGGCGTGTTGCGGTCCTCCATCGATGCGACTATACTCAACTCCGTCGTGCTGAGAGTCTCTGGTGGGACTAGCATCGTCGGCGAGGATCTCTCCAACGAAGGCATCATCACTTCGGTAGAGGACGCATTGAGATTGAACGCGTCCGGTATCGCCCTGTCTATCTTCGTCGGGAGCAAGCACGAGCGGCAGACGCTCCTCGCGCTCTCCGAACTGGTGAACGAGGGACAGAAACATGGCATGCCAGTGCTCGCAGTGACAGCCGTCGGTAAGGAGCTGGGCAAAAGGGACTCAAGATACCTGGCTCTCGCAAGCAGAATCGCCGCCGAGATTGGCGCGCACATCGTCAAAACCTACTACTGCGACGATTTCGAGAAGGTGGTCGAGAGCTGTCCGGTTCCGATTGTCGTCGCGGGCGGACCGAAGCTTTCTGAGAAGGATGCGCTCGAACTGACATTCAAATCGATCAAGGCTGGGGCTGCGGGCGTCGACATGGGGAGGAACATCTGGCAATCGGACAACCCGATACCCATGATCAAGGCCGTGAGGAAGATAGTCCACGAGGACGCGACCGTCAAGGAAGCTTACGATATCTACAGGAAGCTCTCGAAACAGACGTGA
- a CDS encoding alcohol dehydrogenase catalytic domain-containing protein, with translation MRVAMYYRNSDVRLQEMPKPEIDRSEMLVKVIASGICGSDVMEWYRIKRAPLVLGHEIAGDIVEVGRDVDQYKVGQRVFVSHHVPCMKCRYCLAGHTSTCDTLRTTNFYPGGFAEFVRVPEINLEHGVYVLPKELTYDDGSFIEPLACCVRGFRQSRYVAGMTVLVLGSGIAGLLNVKLAKAYGAGRVLATDISKFRLDTAKRSGADAAFDARGDVPKLVRDANAGRPADFVIVCVGSVSAIDQAFKSVDRGGTVLIFAPPMPGTQVLVPFGDLWKDEITITFTYAGGPRDLEEAIELLRTKKVVVSDMITHRFGLADAQKGFELVARAGDSMKVIIDPQK, from the coding sequence ATGCGCGTTGCGATGTACTACAGGAACAGCGATGTCCGTCTCCAGGAGATGCCCAAGCCGGAGATCGACCGTTCGGAGATGCTCGTGAAGGTCATCGCCAGCGGGATATGCGGCAGCGATGTGATGGAGTGGTACAGGATCAAGCGCGCGCCCCTTGTGCTCGGGCACGAGATAGCAGGCGACATCGTCGAGGTCGGCAGGGACGTGGATCAATACAAGGTCGGCCAGCGCGTCTTTGTCTCTCATCATGTGCCCTGCATGAAGTGTAGGTACTGCCTCGCGGGCCACACATCCACATGCGACACCCTGAGGACGACCAACTTCTATCCTGGAGGGTTCGCCGAGTTCGTGCGCGTCCCTGAGATCAACCTGGAGCATGGAGTGTATGTCTTGCCAAAGGAACTCACATACGACGACGGCTCATTCATAGAACCGCTTGCATGCTGCGTGCGCGGGTTCAGGCAGAGCAGGTACGTCGCTGGCATGACTGTGCTAGTGCTGGGGAGCGGTATCGCGGGCCTGCTGAACGTCAAGCTGGCCAAAGCCTACGGAGCGGGCAGGGTGCTCGCGACGGACATATCCAAGTTCAGACTTGACACTGCGAAACGGTCCGGCGCAGATGCAGCGTTCGATGCGCGCGGTGATGTTCCGAAGTTGGTACGAGATGCGAACGCTGGGCGGCCCGCCGACTTCGTCATAGTCTGTGTAGGCTCCGTATCTGCTATCGACCAAGCGTTCAAGTCCGTAGACAGGGGTGGTACTGTCCTCATCTTCGCCCCTCCGATGCCGGGTACGCAGGTTCTTGTGCCATTCGGAGACCTGTGGAAGGACGAGATCACAATCACATTTACGTACGCCGGAGGTCCGAGGGACTTAGAGGAGGCGATCGAGCTCCTACGCACGAAGAAGGTCGTCGTGAGCGATATGATTACTCACCGGTTCGGACTTGCGGACGCCCAGAAGGGCTTCGAGCTGGTTGCCCGAGCGGGTGATTCGATGAAGGTCATCATCGATCCGCAGAAGTAG
- a CDS encoding glutamate-1-semialdehyde 2,1-aminomutase encodes MVPHASYEKEYVSKTKKSRAHWEKVRKLIPSGVESNVRFFEPYPFYVKSAKGPYIFDIDGNKIIDFALGYGPMILGHNNPAVIKAVKAQADKGTMFGASAEMAYDYVNMVKKAMPSIEMFRFANSGTEATMHPLRVARAYTGKEKVAKAEGSYHGGHDYVLQSLDIPPDKLKDKRCQPAVPFGKGIPKCISDLLVIYPFNDWPATEEVLTKNADELAAVIIEPVQAGGGCFAPRDNYLKKLRKLTKDLGIVLIFDEVLTGFRVAFGGAQERYDVKPDITSIAKIAGGGYQLAGFGGKKEIMEEIIPKEGGNVYHGGTYNAHPVSVTAGLTTLKILSKPGTYARIDRIGDSLFHGLRDSAEDRGVDVWVESVGSLGQMYFTDKEIRTWRDAFDVDGEKWRHWFMHSLGKGVFFGVPHSDEHFFTSLVHSKEDIQTSIEISDQAFKGIAES; translated from the coding sequence ATGGTACCACACGCTAGTTACGAGAAGGAATATGTGTCTAAGACGAAGAAATCGCGAGCGCATTGGGAGAAGGTACGAAAGCTCATACCCTCAGGCGTTGAAAGCAACGTGCGGTTCTTCGAGCCATACCCATTCTACGTGAAGAGTGCCAAGGGCCCCTACATCTTCGACATCGACGGCAACAAGATCATCGACTTCGCGCTCGGCTACGGCCCTATGATACTCGGCCACAATAATCCTGCAGTCATCAAGGCCGTCAAGGCCCAGGCGGACAAGGGGACCATGTTCGGTGCTTCCGCCGAGATGGCCTACGATTACGTCAACATGGTCAAGAAGGCCATGCCATCGATAGAGATGTTCAGGTTCGCGAACTCCGGGACCGAGGCGACGATGCATCCGCTCAGGGTCGCGAGGGCCTATACTGGCAAGGAGAAGGTCGCCAAGGCCGAGGGCTCCTATCATGGGGGACACGACTATGTCCTGCAGTCCCTGGACATCCCTCCTGACAAGTTGAAGGACAAGAGATGCCAGCCAGCGGTTCCATTCGGCAAAGGCATCCCAAAGTGCATTTCAGACTTGCTCGTGATCTACCCGTTCAACGACTGGCCCGCCACCGAGGAAGTACTCACGAAGAACGCAGACGAACTCGCTGCGGTGATCATCGAGCCCGTCCAGGCCGGTGGCGGATGCTTCGCGCCGAGAGACAACTACCTGAAGAAGCTGAGGAAGCTCACCAAAGACCTCGGCATCGTGCTCATCTTCGACGAGGTGCTCACGGGATTCAGGGTGGCCTTTGGGGGCGCCCAGGAAAGGTATGATGTAAAGCCGGACATCACCTCGATCGCGAAGATCGCAGGCGGTGGATACCAGCTCGCAGGCTTCGGAGGGAAGAAGGAGATCATGGAGGAGATAATCCCAAAGGAGGGCGGAAACGTCTATCACGGCGGAACATACAATGCCCATCCAGTCTCCGTGACTGCAGGACTCACGACCCTGAAGATCCTCTCGAAGCCTGGGACATATGCGAGGATCGACAGGATCGGCGATTCGCTGTTCCACGGGCTCAGGGACTCGGCGGAGGACCGAGGAGTGGATGTCTGGGTAGAATCAGTCGGATCCCTCGGACAGATGTACTTCACGGACAAGGAGATACGCACATGGCGAGATGCCTTCGATGTCGACGGAGAGAAGTGGAGGCATTGGTTCATGCATTCCCTGGGCAAGGGCGTGTTCTTCGGAGTTCCCCACTCAGACGAGCACTTCTTCACCTCTCTGGTCCATTCGAAGGAGGACATCCAGACGTCCATCGAGATATCGGACCAGGCTTTCAAGGGAATTGCTGAAAGCTGA
- a CDS encoding trimethylamine methyltransferase family protein, with product MAVAQISILSKDEIELVHEKTLMILENPGIMVRSDRTLDILEDGGARIDRKRQVASLPESLVKETIRRLPKEIRLCARNPRQDMVAPRDGPPYMATNGTAVYMTELDSGAKRTTLGKDLKDFMVLCDAMDPLDYVWPIVTAHDAPSETHALSELTISLLNTTKHVQGEAMSAEEAKGEIEVAAAIAGGVDALAKRPLFSVIQCPICPLEFEKGSVEAVVEFAKAGVPVVSMSMALTGLTSPVTLASTIAIVNAENLASFAISQMTKKGAPVVYSSESTSPNMMTGEIHYGSLEEILIAAAVAQMAKRYGASTMVGGFGVGIGGEAPGICLDPAELMFTSMTTMAQTDFGSGIGGLDQAKGASLEQIVIDCDIWEQIREMRKEVLLDDSGFALDLIRSVGPGGNFLKEAHTARNMRKELFMPTQEKARLYRTYGLDKDQREMVRAARKKAKQILATHVPEQVDKDTKMRIDEVVKKYQG from the coding sequence ATGGCAGTGGCCCAGATAAGCATTCTGTCCAAAGACGAAATCGAGTTGGTACACGAAAAGACTCTGATGATCCTGGAAAACCCTGGCATAATGGTCAGGAGCGATAGAACCCTGGACATTCTCGAAGATGGCGGGGCGAGAATCGACAGAAAGAGACAGGTGGCCAGCCTGCCCGAGAGCCTCGTGAAGGAGACAATCAGGAGATTGCCGAAGGAGATCAGGCTCTGCGCCAGGAACCCGAGACAGGACATGGTCGCCCCGAGAGACGGTCCTCCGTACATGGCGACGAACGGTACTGCAGTATACATGACCGAGCTGGATTCGGGGGCGAAACGCACGACACTGGGCAAGGACCTCAAAGATTTCATGGTCCTATGCGATGCAATGGACCCGCTTGACTATGTGTGGCCGATCGTGACCGCCCACGACGCCCCTAGTGAAACTCACGCGCTCAGCGAGCTGACGATCTCGCTCTTGAATACAACCAAGCACGTGCAAGGAGAGGCGATGTCCGCTGAGGAGGCGAAGGGGGAGATAGAGGTTGCAGCAGCCATTGCTGGAGGCGTGGACGCTCTCGCCAAACGACCGCTGTTCTCAGTCATCCAGTGCCCCATATGCCCGCTCGAATTCGAGAAGGGTTCGGTCGAGGCAGTGGTGGAGTTCGCCAAAGCCGGCGTACCCGTAGTCTCGATGTCTATGGCTCTTACTGGACTCACATCGCCGGTCACACTCGCATCGACGATAGCGATAGTCAACGCGGAGAACCTTGCCAGCTTCGCCATCTCCCAGATGACGAAGAAGGGCGCGCCTGTCGTGTACAGCTCTGAATCGACTTCACCGAACATGATGACTGGGGAGATACACTACGGTTCCCTTGAGGAGATACTCATCGCCGCTGCTGTCGCTCAGATGGCAAAGCGTTACGGAGCATCGACGATGGTCGGCGGTTTCGGTGTGGGCATTGGAGGGGAGGCACCAGGCATATGCCTCGACCCTGCAGAGCTTATGTTCACCAGCATGACCACGATGGCCCAGACTGACTTCGGCTCCGGAATCGGAGGCCTTGACCAAGCCAAGGGCGCGTCGCTCGAGCAGATAGTGATCGACTGCGACATCTGGGAGCAGATCAGGGAGATGAGAAAGGAGGTCTTGCTGGACGACTCGGGATTCGCATTGGACCTCATCAGATCGGTCGGGCCTGGTGGCAATTTCCTGAAGGAGGCGCATACTGCCAGGAACATGAGAAAGGAGCTGTTCATGCCGACTCAGGAAAAAGCGCGGTTGTATCGGACATACGGGCTGGACAAGGACCAGAGAGAGATGGTTCGCGCTGCGAGGAAGAAGGCCAAGCAGATACTCGCAACTCATGTGCCTGAACAAGTCGACAAGGACACGAAGATGAGGATAGACGAGGTCGTGAAGAAGTACCAGGGCTGA
- a CDS encoding MFS transporter, producing MAFESLKASPRAFKVLIASALIENVAFGLIIPYLVLYMVDDLGISKPLAGLALAGYTLSGIPGTILGGMLADKIGRRFVLLASLGLMSITMLMYFFAVNFVTLFIIVLADSFVGSLYMPAANAMIADVIQPSGRPKAYSTIRISWNVGMFIGPAIGVFIVAAFSIRELFIFGAAILAGAFVMNLVYVPETKPESAVDQEVTLMKVFRVGNNRPFLMLCSMTALMWFSFSQWMSVLQIYATSDLNLSYTVPGLLFAVNAVMVVTLQLWVTSKMVMFRSSLVLMVGQLIVAGGFSLIFFANDLPSLVACIVIITIGELVYMSIVSAIIADMSPEAERGQYMGFSGFIQSLGMGLGFFVGMWLLDILPETRVLWLIFGVFGAVASLGYLVLSKMLGPERDRPSKQPEIIPMKPLSLEKS from the coding sequence ATGGCTTTCGAGTCACTCAAAGCTTCCCCAAGAGCGTTCAAGGTTCTGATAGCGAGCGCTCTCATAGAGAATGTGGCCTTCGGGCTCATTATACCCTACCTAGTCTTGTACATGGTCGACGACCTGGGAATCTCGAAACCGCTTGCAGGACTCGCGTTGGCCGGATACACATTGTCCGGAATACCAGGGACCATCCTGGGTGGCATGCTTGCGGACAAAATCGGGAGGCGATTCGTCCTTCTGGCGAGCCTGGGGTTGATGTCCATAACCATGCTCATGTACTTCTTCGCGGTCAACTTCGTGACGCTGTTCATCATAGTACTTGCGGATTCGTTCGTCGGCTCTCTCTACATGCCGGCCGCGAACGCGATGATAGCCGATGTCATTCAGCCAAGCGGTCGGCCAAAAGCGTACAGCACGATCAGGATCTCGTGGAACGTAGGTATGTTCATCGGACCTGCTATCGGCGTCTTCATTGTGGCTGCGTTCTCGATCAGAGAACTGTTCATATTCGGCGCGGCCATCCTCGCTGGCGCGTTCGTGATGAACTTGGTCTATGTTCCAGAAACCAAGCCGGAATCGGCGGTCGATCAGGAGGTCACGTTGATGAAGGTTTTCAGGGTCGGGAACAACCGCCCCTTCCTGATGCTCTGTTCGATGACCGCCTTGATGTGGTTCTCGTTCTCACAATGGATGTCCGTGCTGCAGATCTATGCGACCTCCGACCTGAACCTCAGCTATACCGTACCCGGACTGCTGTTTGCCGTGAATGCCGTCATGGTCGTCACGCTCCAGCTCTGGGTCACATCAAAAATGGTGATGTTCAGGAGCTCGCTAGTGCTCATGGTCGGTCAGCTCATCGTTGCCGGAGGGTTCTCGCTCATATTCTTCGCCAACGACCTGCCGTCCCTGGTCGCGTGCATCGTTATCATAACGATCGGCGAACTCGTCTACATGTCGATCGTCTCTGCGATAATCGCGGACATGTCTCCTGAGGCGGAACGAGGGCAATACATGGGTTTCTCGGGTTTCATTCAGAGTCTGGGCATGGGCCTAGGGTTCTTCGTCGGCATGTGGCTCCTGGACATCCTTCCTGAGACCAGGGTACTCTGGTTGATCTTTGGAGTCTTCGGCGCAGTCGCGAGTCTCGGATACCTAGTCCTCTCGAAGATGCTCGGACCCGAAAGGGACCGCCCGTCAAAGCAGCCGGAGATAATCCCAATGAAACCGCTGTCGCTCGAGAAATCGTAA
- a CDS encoding single-stranded DNA-binding protein: MEESVGQSSEEQQASVETKIKDLTPQSKRVDVLAKCLDVSEAKDIPGKFGNSRKVAEATVADETGAIILSLWDNQIGSIIKDDVLGIKNGYVSLVRGHMRLNVGKYGQLAKSEKPLDGASTALNMSDKEYEQERRSFGGGGGSRGGSRGGYGGGGSRGGSRGGYGDRGGDRDSSGGDRPSYMNKGRRRF; encoded by the coding sequence ATGGAAGAGAGCGTTGGACAAAGCTCGGAAGAGCAGCAAGCAAGCGTAGAGACGAAGATAAAGGACCTCACGCCACAGTCGAAGAGGGTTGACGTACTGGCCAAGTGCCTGGATGTCAGCGAAGCGAAAGACATCCCCGGCAAGTTCGGGAACTCGCGCAAGGTCGCTGAGGCGACAGTCGCAGATGAGACAGGAGCAATCATCCTGTCACTGTGGGACAACCAGATCGGCAGCATCATCAAGGATGACGTGCTCGGGATCAAGAACGGATATGTCTCACTGGTCAGGGGCCACATGCGCCTGAACGTCGGCAAGTACGGCCAGCTCGCGAAGAGCGAGAAGCCACTTGACGGTGCGAGCACGGCCTTGAACATGAGCGACAAGGAGTACGAACAGGAGCGCAGGAGCTTCGGCGGCGGTGGCGGCAGCAGAGGCGGAAGCCGTGGCGGATACGGCGGTGGCGGCAGCAGAGGCGGAAGCCGCGGCGGCTACGGCGACAGAGGCGGAGACCGGGATAGCAGCGGCGGGGACAGACCCAGCTACATGAACAAGGGCCGCAGGCGATTCTAA
- a CDS encoding FAD-binding protein → MVDAGLGQPINANSATPPPPPTEFHAKEEPLQGGLAGDITKLGIKDLRVVSSHGERLLYSRDQSEIPRFLKEIMFATSPEVVVQPETREGVASILKFASSRGITVIPRGSGSSPFGGSVPVRGGIVVDVSSMDGILGLDSEMKIAKVQAGVRWADLDNELEKIGLSLNTTPSSKFSTVAGWVATGGMGLNSFSKGHLSSSVLSVELVTPDGSIRNIASSDPFFKSIFGSEGQLGVITAVTLSVRIRPIMSKPHLLVFDDSRSAFGFARTLAESSAHPTHIVYESPAKFSLTNRMLGENRFKVGDAIIVNIEGDEAEREFQSLLKSTGLKDEKEYLARYMWNERYFPMKIRKFGPGLLGSEVVVPLDKLPDAISKATEVCSELGLEPLFETHFLNDGRGLLLCYYVTDQGNTIGYTLDAMKSMILTGALVDLGAKPYSIGVWNHAFSNAEDKARVEQLRKAKAALDPDGVMNAGKYFSLSGRFGGAAGLAFSPRLMRPALKALLVFSPLTSRLMRTAYRFADKRLVPKARSELQRIADECAMCGACVTVCPAYLVVGDERVTARGKLLTVKAMARGAKVSKEHSDRIFLCMRCKACEQVCQSKLELISAYEALEKELEKLHGKDAKEIETFTRYAESTPEYDALVQRGLVLGAPKHGMGGGQRDV, encoded by the coding sequence ATGGTTGACGCAGGTTTAGGCCAGCCTATTAATGCGAACTCGGCCACTCCTCCGCCACCGCCAACCGAATTCCACGCAAAGGAGGAACCTCTGCAGGGAGGGCTCGCGGGCGATATCACTAAGCTGGGGATCAAGGACCTTCGAGTAGTGTCCTCTCATGGCGAAAGGCTGCTCTATTCTCGGGATCAATCGGAGATTCCGCGTTTTCTCAAGGAAATCATGTTCGCCACGTCGCCCGAGGTCGTGGTCCAGCCAGAGACCCGCGAGGGCGTGGCATCGATCCTGAAGTTCGCCTCTTCGCGGGGTATCACGGTCATACCGCGCGGCTCGGGCTCATCCCCGTTCGGGGGCTCAGTGCCCGTTCGGGGAGGCATCGTCGTCGACGTATCCAGCATGGATGGGATACTCGGACTTGATTCGGAAATGAAGATCGCCAAGGTCCAGGCGGGTGTGAGATGGGCTGACCTCGACAACGAGCTCGAGAAGATCGGCCTCAGCCTGAACACCACACCCTCCAGCAAGTTCTCAACTGTCGCTGGCTGGGTCGCCACTGGTGGCATGGGCCTGAACAGCTTCTCGAAAGGACATCTGAGCAGCAGCGTGTTGTCCGTCGAGCTCGTCACTCCGGACGGAAGCATCAGGAACATCGCGAGCAGCGACCCGTTTTTCAAGAGCATCTTCGGGAGCGAGGGCCAGCTGGGCGTGATCACCGCCGTCACGCTGTCCGTCCGAATCAGGCCCATTATGTCGAAGCCGCACTTGTTGGTGTTCGATGACTCGAGGAGCGCGTTCGGTTTCGCGCGGACCCTCGCGGAGAGCTCGGCCCACCCGACCCACATCGTATACGAGAGTCCAGCGAAGTTCTCACTCACAAACCGTATGTTGGGCGAGAACCGCTTCAAGGTCGGCGACGCCATCATCGTGAACATCGAGGGGGACGAGGCGGAGAGGGAGTTCCAGTCCCTGTTGAAGAGCACGGGCCTCAAGGATGAGAAGGAATACCTGGCGCGGTACATGTGGAACGAGCGCTACTTCCCGATGAAGATTCGAAAATTCGGACCTGGGCTCCTGGGCTCCGAGGTCGTTGTTCCGCTCGACAAGCTCCCTGACGCGATATCCAAAGCCACTGAGGTGTGCTCCGAGCTCGGCCTCGAACCTCTCTTCGAGACACATTTTCTGAACGACGGCCGCGGGCTCCTGCTCTGCTACTATGTCACGGACCAGGGCAATACCATCGGCTACACACTGGACGCCATGAAATCGATGATACTCACGGGCGCACTTGTCGACCTAGGAGCGAAGCCATATTCGATCGGTGTGTGGAACCACGCGTTCTCAAACGCTGAGGACAAGGCTCGGGTCGAGCAACTGCGGAAGGCCAAAGCGGCCTTGGATCCGGACGGCGTGATGAATGCAGGGAAGTACTTCTCATTATCCGGAAGGTTCGGCGGCGCAGCTGGCTTAGCGTTCAGCCCGAGGCTCATGAGGCCCGCCTTGAAGGCCCTGCTCGTATTCTCTCCATTGACCTCACGTCTCATGCGGACGGCTTACAGGTTCGCTGACAAACGTCTCGTGCCAAAGGCGCGGTCGGAGCTGCAGCGGATAGCGGATGAGTGCGCGATGTGCGGGGCTTGCGTTACCGTGTGCCCCGCGTATCTGGTCGTTGGAGACGAGCGAGTTACCGCGAGGGGAAAGCTCCTCACAGTAAAAGCCATGGCCCGGGGTGCCAAGGTCTCCAAGGAGCACTCGGACAGGATATTCCTGTGCATGAGATGCAAGGCGTGCGAGCAGGTATGCCAATCCAAGCTCGAGCTGATCTCCGCATACGAAGCCCTGGAGAAGGAACTGGAAAAGCTGCACGGGAAGGATGCGAAGGAGATCGAGACATTCACGAGATACGCGGAGAGCACGCCCGAGTATGACGCGCTCGTCCAGCGTGGTCTCGTGCTCGGCGCTCCAAAGCACGGTATGGGAGGTGGACAGAGAGATGTTTGA
- a CDS encoding FMN-binding glutamate synthase family protein, translating to MAEKDKACDKDLPEAALVPSEQLKFINRFTVTRADACISCGMCASLCPYGVHKRIEGHARILPPDDRRCIGPSCEVNYFFCVANCPTNSLSVGTSETFISMGDPRWTSEMILATWAQSETGRPLPLDHPGNIGASGGGFDRLHFRLPEPKAKFDPDEICTAIDLNRRGSGPMIRIPIPIYGGGMSFGSVSLYTMLARAKAAKKWKTFTCTGEGGYPEALVPYKDNVITQVATGLFGVREETIQRTKIVEFKYAQGAKPGLGGHLLHDKNTPEVARMREAVPYTSLFSPFPFHSVYSVEDHKKHLDWASAINPTALMSVKVSTPNDVEMVSVGSYYAGAHIVHLDGGYGGTGAAPEIAKKNIAMPIEYAIPKVHKFLLNEGIRDQVTLLASGGLRTAMDVAKTIALGADGAVTGTADLVALGCVRCGNCESGRGCPRGIATTDPILDKLIDADWGAERISNLYNSWRLQWCDLLSRFGMTDIAELRGRTDLLRHADKPAKGGGK from the coding sequence ATGGCTGAAAAAGACAAGGCCTGTGACAAGGACCTTCCAGAGGCGGCCCTGGTCCCATCGGAGCAACTCAAGTTCATCAATAGATTCACGGTCACGAGAGCTGACGCGTGCATCTCGTGCGGCATGTGCGCCAGCCTGTGCCCTTACGGAGTGCACAAGCGCATCGAGGGACACGCGAGAATACTGCCTCCGGACGACAGGAGGTGCATCGGCCCATCCTGCGAAGTGAACTACTTCTTCTGCGTGGCCAACTGCCCCACGAATTCCCTATCAGTGGGGACCAGCGAGACCTTCATCAGTATGGGGGACCCGCGCTGGACTTCGGAGATGATCCTTGCCACCTGGGCTCAGTCCGAGACCGGCAGGCCCCTCCCGCTCGATCACCCGGGCAACATCGGGGCATCAGGAGGAGGATTCGACAGGCTCCACTTCAGATTGCCAGAGCCCAAGGCCAAGTTCGACCCCGACGAGATATGCACGGCCATAGACCTCAACAGGCGCGGTTCGGGCCCGATGATCAGGATCCCCATACCTATCTACGGCGGCGGCATGTCCTTCGGCTCCGTGAGCTTGTACACGATGCTCGCTCGCGCAAAGGCAGCGAAGAAGTGGAAGACGTTCACATGCACCGGCGAGGGTGGTTACCCCGAGGCCCTGGTGCCATACAAGGACAATGTCATAACTCAGGTAGCGACTGGCTTGTTCGGCGTCCGCGAAGAGACCATCCAAAGAACGAAGATAGTCGAGTTCAAGTACGCTCAGGGTGCCAAGCCGGGCCTGGGAGGCCACCTCCTCCACGACAAGAACACACCCGAGGTCGCGAGGATGAGGGAGGCGGTGCCATATACCAGTCTCTTCTCACCGTTCCCGTTCCACAGCGTCTACTCGGTGGAGGACCACAAGAAGCACCTCGACTGGGCGAGCGCAATCAACCCAACAGCGCTCATGTCTGTGAAGGTGTCCACGCCGAACGATGTCGAGATGGTTTCGGTCGGGAGCTACTATGCGGGAGCGCACATCGTGCATCTTGATGGCGGTTATGGTGGTACAGGAGCTGCTCCCGAGATCGCGAAGAAGAACATCGCGATGCCTATCGAGTACGCCATACCGAAGGTTCACAAGTTCCTATTGAACGAGGGCATCAGGGATCAAGTCACTCTTCTAGCCAGTGGCGGACTCAGGACCGCGATGGATGTCGCCAAGACCATTGCTCTAGGAGCTGACGGCGCGGTAACAGGAACGGCCGACCTCGTCGCCCTCGGCTGTGTGAGGTGTGGGAACTGCGAGAGCGGACGCGGCTGTCCAAGAGGCATCGCTACCACGGACCCGATCCTAGACAAACTCATCGATGCGGACTGGGGAGCCGAGAGGATCTCCAACCTGTACAATTCGTGGAGGCTCCAATGGTGCGACTTGCTCTCGAGGTTCGGCATGACCGACATCGCCGAGCTCCGGGGAAGAACCGACCTTCTGAGACATGCGGACAAGCCCGCAAAGGGAGGGGGCAAATGA